Proteins encoded together in one Papaver somniferum cultivar HN1 unplaced genomic scaffold, ASM357369v1 unplaced-scaffold_119, whole genome shotgun sequence window:
- the LOC113330814 gene encoding uncharacterized protein LOC113330814, protein MGLSLVEDNAKVLIGDGRNTSLYYDVWVGDESIAEILEDFSLDRTLPLNGGDCMVWKPSYSGKSIVSSAKNLIRKKYAKLEGTNLLWRKAIHPALAARNWKILTGACATLDKVQSRFKIQIANKCCLCNSEEETLDHLLWHCFFAEKAWKWIADIFGVHSHLQLTTVYKAARGRSGVFKELWLLTNLVVRSELWQTRNRFVYENKKLCWIFFQKSVFNQVHDYSRRLKGFMHYSVEDLKFMEFFKLAHRLVQFHEPVECKWTVPEMDELLLCCDGAAHGNP, encoded by the exons ATGGGTTTATCCCTTGTGGAAGATAATGCTAAAGTCTTAATTGGTGATGGTCGAAATACTTCTCTTTACTATGACGTATGGGTGGGTGATGAGTCCATAGCTGAAATTCTTGAAGACTTTTCCTTGGATCGTACACT GCCGTTAAATGGTGGTGATTGTATGGTGTGGAAGCCCAGCTATTCTGGCAAGTCTATTGTCAGTTCTGCTAAGAACTTGATCCGTAAGAAGTATGCCAAGCTGGAGGGAACAAACTTGTTATGGAGAAAGGCCATTCATCCTGCCTTAGCTGCGAGAAACTGGAAAATCCTTACGGGCGCTTGTGCTACTCTGGATAAAGTCCAAAGCCGGTTTAAAATTCAGATTGCAAACAAGTGTTGTTTGTGTAATTCTGAAGAGGAGACGCTGGACCACCTGTTGTGGCATTGTTTTTTTGCTGAGAAAGCTTGGAAATGGATTGCAGACATTTTTGGTGTCCATTCGCATTTGCAGCTGACAACAGTATACAAGGCAGCAAGGGGGAGAAGTGGGGTGTTCAAGGAGCTGTGGTTGTTGACAAATTTGGTGGTGCGATCGGAGCTGTGGCAGACTAGGAACAGATTTGTTTATGAGAATAAAAAACTTTGCtggattttctttcaaaaaagtGTGTTTAACCAAGTACATGATTACTCAAGACGACTTAAGGGTTTCATGCACTATTCTGTGGAGGATCTCAAATTTATGGAATTCTTTAAACTGGCGCATAGACTGGTTCAGTTTCATGAACCTGTTGAGTGTAAGTGGACTGTACCGGAGATGGACGAATTGCTGCTGTGCTGTGACGGTGCTGCTCATGGGAATCCGTGA